From Pontibacter actiniarum, a single genomic window includes:
- a CDS encoding lmo0937 family membrane protein has translation MGNLLYIIAVVLVIIWLIGFLGFPDAVGGLIHILLVIAIIVVLLRLIRG, from the coding sequence ATGGGAAATTTACTGTATATAATAGCTGTGGTACTTGTGATCATCTGGCTGATTGGGTTCCTCGGGTTCCCGGACGCTGTGGGTGGTCTGATTCACATACTACTTGTAATCGCCATTATCGTTGTACTGCTTCGCCTGATACGGGGCTGA
- a CDS encoding lmo0937 family membrane protein, with amino-acid sequence MGNLLYIIAVVLVIFWLIGFLGFPDAVGGIIHVLLVLAVIAVLLRLIRSA; translated from the coding sequence ATGGGAAATTTACTTTATATCATTGCCGTGGTGCTGGTTATTTTCTGGCTGATCGGATTTCTGGGCTTCCCGGATGCCGTTGGAGGAATCATTCACGTGCTCCTGGTACTAGCGGTGATAGCTGTACTGCTGCGCCTTATAAGGAGCGCTTAA
- a CDS encoding 3-hydroxyacyl-CoA dehydrogenase family protein: MKKVAVIGSGTMGNGIAHVFAQNGFPVSLIDISEEALQKALGTISKNLDRIIAKGNLTEEQKQQTLSNVTTFTNMQEGVKDADLVVEAATENVDLKLKIFRDLDSYTKPEAILASNTSSISITKIASVTNRPDKVIGMHFMNPVPVMKLVEVIRGYSTTDEVTQQIMDLSKQLGKVPAEANDYPGFVANRILMPMINEAIYSLFEGVAGVEEIDTIMKLGMAHPMGPLQLADFIGLDVCLSILNVLHDGFGNPKYAPCPLLVNMVQAGHKGVKSGQGFYSWTHGTKELVVAPGFKK, translated from the coding sequence ATGAAGAAAGTTGCAGTTATTGGTTCTGGAACTATGGGCAACGGCATTGCCCACGTGTTCGCGCAGAATGGTTTTCCTGTATCATTGATAGATATCTCAGAAGAAGCCCTGCAAAAGGCGCTCGGTACAATTTCGAAGAATCTCGACCGCATTATTGCCAAAGGCAACCTGACCGAGGAGCAGAAGCAGCAAACGCTGAGCAACGTGACGACCTTCACCAACATGCAGGAAGGTGTAAAAGATGCAGACCTGGTAGTGGAGGCCGCCACCGAAAACGTGGACCTGAAGCTAAAGATCTTCCGCGACCTGGATAGCTACACCAAGCCGGAGGCTATTCTTGCCTCCAACACCTCCTCTATCTCCATTACAAAAATTGCTTCGGTAACCAACCGCCCTGATAAAGTGATCGGCATGCACTTCATGAACCCGGTGCCTGTTATGAAGCTAGTGGAAGTGATCCGTGGCTACTCCACAACAGATGAGGTAACCCAGCAGATCATGGATCTTTCGAAACAGCTGGGCAAAGTGCCCGCCGAAGCGAACGATTACCCGGGCTTTGTGGCAAACCGCATCCTGATGCCTATGATCAACGAGGCGATTTACAGCCTTTTTGAAGGTGTGGCCGGGGTAGAGGAAATCGACACGATCATGAAGCTGGGAATGGCGCACCCGATGGGTCCGCTTCAACTGGCCGACTTTATCGGGCTTGATGTGTGCCTTTCTATTCTGAACGTGCTGCACGATGGCTTCGGTAACCCTAAATATGCGCCGTGCCCACTGCTGGTAAACATGGTGCAGGCTGGCCACAAAGGCGTTAAGTCCGGCCAGGGTTTCTACTCCTGGACACACGGCACAAAAGAACTGGTGGTAGCGCCGGGCTTTAAGAAGTAG
- a CDS encoding 2,3,4,5-tetrahydropyridine-2,6-dicarboxylate N-succinyltransferase, whose translation MELRQIIEQAWENRELLKESDTVEAIRSVIEDLDKGILRVAEPNGEEWKVNEWVKKAVLLYFPIQQMKTIEVGPFEFHDKIALKRNYEQLGVRVVPHAVARYGAYLANGVVMMPSYVNIGAYVGAGTMVDTWATVGSCAQVGKNVHLSGGVGLGGVLEPVQAAPVIIEDGAFIGSRSILVEGCRIGKEAVIGAGVTITGSSKIFDVTGSEEKVYKGYVPPRSVVIPGSYTKKFPAGEFQVPCALIIGQRKESTDLKTSLNDVLRDHAVAV comes from the coding sequence ATGGAGCTAAGACAAATAATAGAGCAGGCCTGGGAGAACCGTGAGCTGCTGAAAGAATCAGATACCGTTGAAGCCATACGTTCCGTTATTGAGGACCTGGATAAGGGCATCCTGCGCGTGGCGGAACCTAACGGTGAGGAGTGGAAGGTGAACGAGTGGGTGAAGAAAGCCGTTTTGCTTTACTTCCCGATTCAGCAGATGAAGACCATAGAGGTTGGCCCGTTTGAATTTCATGATAAGATCGCGCTGAAGCGCAACTATGAGCAGCTAGGCGTGCGCGTTGTACCACATGCCGTGGCGCGCTACGGGGCATACCTGGCCAATGGTGTAGTAATGATGCCGTCTTACGTCAACATCGGTGCATACGTAGGTGCCGGCACCATGGTGGATACCTGGGCAACGGTAGGAAGCTGCGCACAGGTAGGCAAAAACGTGCACCTGAGCGGTGGCGTTGGCCTTGGCGGTGTACTGGAGCCAGTGCAGGCTGCCCCGGTTATAATCGAGGACGGTGCCTTTATCGGCTCCAGAAGCATTCTGGTGGAAGGCTGCCGCATAGGCAAAGAGGCGGTGATCGGTGCGGGTGTTACCATCACGGGCAGCTCTAAGATTTTTGATGTAACAGGTAGCGAGGAGAAAGTTTACAAAGGCTATGTTCCGCCGCGTTCCGTGGTTATCCCCGGCTCTTACACCAAGAAGTTTCCTGCAGGAGAGTTCCAGGTGCCTTGCGCACTCATCATCGGGCAGCGCAAAGAAAGCACAGACCTTAAAACTTCGCTGAACGACGTACTGCGTGACCATGCTGTAGCCGTGTAG